A region of Staphylococcus sp. IVB6181 DNA encodes the following proteins:
- a CDS encoding dynamin family protein, producing MTSSNQLDILYKLKKEVEKSNHQDLVHVINQVIKKVYLDQYTLTFVGHFSAGKSTLINLLLEQEILPSSPVPTTSNTAIVSVADKNEIIANLEGQKYTRLDNYEEVKKLNRQNGDVESVEIRFESDKFKKGFTLQDTPGVDSNVALHQASTEQFMFTSNIVFYTVDYNHVQSAMNFQFMKRLNHAGIPVVFVINQIDKHNDEELSFETFKQNIENAVSEWDLELLKTFYVSKYEHPENQIDALSDFLIEQDNNRESMEDYIERITQYITEDQKSYIQSEMQDILANLDIDAEQFDQVYLNFQQNQSVSEEAQLLNDPDKLYNYLDYQRKTILENAYLMPHEMREKIRLYLESQVKTFKVGGLFNKKKKTEEAREERLQNVMDALQDIVNQQIRQPMREDMSFLTRFINQTDVNQAILNQHYQIPAALVTDLYQEQMSISNAYVLNFCDDVVKAIHRFIKKESEPLLKRAIENAETQHIDDEEETDQNDYEKYIELRKLRESLVTRNYQHYYIHLDDSLDKLIDRTEVTYSKAELEQPEKQTQKVHQTSELTSDIDIATIKQGIDIIEPVPLFNQTKEELKSAIDRMDQQIVKIGVFGTFSAGKSSLINALLGDNYLVSSPNPTTAATTELSYGDSTAITLKQAPQLLAELNQLVESQKFHFDSLDDFKATDTTALKNALKKEQLAFVNAVKGQLDLYQDMIKDGYKHAIDQDEVKKWSAQDEYAAFVETVHLNLPIDWLKNKIIVDSLGLYSNNQRHSNETEKILTSSDLILYVSYFNHSFTDNDKAFIEYMKEMNQLNENQTFKMIINAVDLAESTEDLEAVEDYVADALNQVNMPAKLYSVSSRRALKEGDEGLNQLKESLDYFAEVESKVVLQQQMKAQLEQISASFTQMSEDYQNNRAEMEARQQEIRKIEQKGAIPSTTLKTTKQHVYNEVEDQVYHLNERLKIQLFDEVRTVFNAQMTKNKDFDQEKRDAVQTYLEQVHGRLYMEQTLIAERIKKFFNKQLEDQFAPIVKQLNQLHILLHPHFSIEMDKDAITTMHIDFTKMYDNLPKKLTKKRLLQLKSQKELQEQITYETVDLLQSNISRLRQELEQQVSEMGKTADKQLDEISNEIHQQAQTLLEVKIDSSLISQINQANEQLKQII from the coding sequence ATGACGAGCAGCAACCAATTAGATATTTTATATAAATTAAAAAAAGAAGTAGAAAAATCTAATCACCAAGATTTGGTTCATGTCATTAATCAAGTGATTAAAAAAGTCTACTTAGATCAATATACATTAACTTTCGTCGGTCACTTCTCAGCAGGCAAATCGACACTGATCAATTTATTATTAGAACAAGAAATTTTGCCGAGTTCACCAGTGCCGACAACAAGTAATACCGCAATCGTAAGTGTTGCGGACAAAAATGAGATTATAGCTAATCTAGAAGGTCAAAAATATACACGATTAGATAATTATGAAGAAGTAAAAAAGTTAAACAGACAAAATGGGGATGTAGAGTCTGTTGAAATTCGTTTTGAGTCAGATAAGTTTAAAAAAGGATTTACTCTGCAAGATACACCTGGTGTGGATTCCAATGTTGCATTGCACCAAGCATCTACAGAACAATTTATGTTTACCAGCAACATTGTCTTTTATACTGTAGACTACAACCACGTTCAATCAGCAATGAATTTCCAATTCATGAAACGCTTGAACCATGCAGGTATTCCAGTTGTATTTGTGATAAACCAAATTGATAAACATAACGATGAAGAGTTATCATTTGAAACATTTAAACAAAACATTGAAAATGCCGTTTCAGAATGGGATTTAGAATTACTGAAAACTTTCTATGTATCTAAATATGAACATCCAGAAAATCAAATTGATGCACTTTCTGATTTCTTAATCGAGCAAGATAACAATCGTGAATCTATGGAGGATTATATTGAGCGGATTACGCAATATATTACGGAAGACCAAAAGTCTTATATCCAATCAGAAATGCAAGATATTCTAGCAAACCTTGATATAGATGCGGAACAATTTGATCAAGTATATTTAAACTTCCAGCAAAACCAATCTGTAAGTGAAGAGGCACAACTTTTAAATGACCCTGATAAACTTTATAATTATTTAGATTATCAGCGTAAAACTATTTTAGAAAATGCTTATTTAATGCCGCATGAAATGCGTGAAAAAATACGCCTCTACTTAGAAAGCCAAGTTAAAACATTCAAAGTGGGCGGATTATTTAATAAGAAAAAGAAAACTGAAGAGGCAAGGGAAGAGCGCCTTCAAAATGTGATGGATGCGCTGCAAGATATTGTCAATCAGCAGATACGCCAGCCGATGCGCGAAGACATGTCTTTCTTGACTCGTTTTATCAATCAAACAGACGTCAACCAAGCTATTTTGAATCAGCATTATCAAATACCTGCTGCTTTAGTGACTGATTTATACCAAGAGCAAATGAGCATCTCTAATGCTTATGTATTAAACTTCTGCGATGACGTTGTAAAAGCAATTCACCGATTCATCAAAAAAGAATCAGAACCTTTGTTAAAACGTGCAATTGAAAACGCAGAAACGCAGCACATCGATGATGAAGAAGAAACTGATCAAAATGATTATGAAAAATATATCGAACTGCGTAAATTACGAGAATCGCTTGTGACAAGAAACTATCAGCACTATTACATTCACTTAGACGACTCTTTAGATAAACTGATTGACCGCACTGAAGTGACTTACAGCAAAGCTGAATTAGAACAGCCCGAAAAACAAACGCAAAAAGTTCATCAAACTTCAGAACTGACTTCTGATATCGATATTGCAACGATTAAACAAGGTATAGACATTATTGAACCTGTACCGTTGTTCAATCAAACCAAAGAAGAATTGAAATCAGCCATTGATCGTATGGATCAGCAGATTGTTAAAATCGGTGTCTTTGGTACTTTCAGTGCTGGTAAAAGCAGCTTGATTAATGCGCTGCTCGGCGACAATTATTTAGTAAGTTCGCCTAATCCGACAACTGCCGCAACGACTGAACTCTCTTATGGAGATTCCACTGCCATTACTTTAAAACAAGCACCTCAGCTTTTAGCTGAATTAAATCAGCTTGTAGAATCGCAAAAGTTCCATTTTGACAGCTTAGATGATTTCAAAGCAACTGATACCACTGCATTGAAAAATGCATTGAAGAAAGAACAGCTTGCATTTGTGAACGCAGTAAAAGGTCAGCTTGATTTATATCAAGATATGATTAAAGACGGATATAAACATGCGATTGATCAAGATGAAGTGAAAAAATGGAGTGCACAAGATGAATATGCGGCCTTTGTAGAAACGGTACATCTGAACTTGCCTATAGATTGGCTGAAAAACAAAATCATTGTCGACTCTTTAGGATTATATTCCAACAACCAGCGCCACTCTAATGAGACTGAAAAGATTTTAACATCATCTGATTTGATTTTATATGTAAGCTACTTTAACCATTCATTTACAGATAATGATAAAGCCTTTATCGAATACATGAAGGAAATGAACCAATTAAATGAAAATCAAACATTCAAGATGATTATCAATGCGGTTGATTTAGCTGAATCAACAGAAGACTTAGAAGCTGTAGAAGACTATGTTGCGGATGCACTAAATCAAGTCAACATGCCTGCTAAGCTTTATTCTGTTTCTAGCCGCCGTGCTTTAAAAGAAGGCGATGAAGGGTTAAATCAACTTAAAGAAAGCTTAGATTATTTTGCGGAAGTCGAATCAAAAGTAGTACTTCAGCAGCAAATGAAAGCACAATTAGAACAAATCAGTGCATCCTTTACGCAAATGTCTGAAGACTATCAAAACAACAGAGCAGAAATGGAAGCCCGCCAGCAAGAAATTCGTAAAATCGAACAAAAAGGGGCGATTCCAAGTACAACGCTTAAAACAACGAAACAACATGTTTATAACGAAGTAGAAGACCAAGTCTACCACTTGAATGAACGTTTGAAAATTCAACTCTTCGATGAAGTACGTACAGTGTTTAATGCACAAATGACTAAAAACAAAGACTTCGATCAAGAAAAGCGCGATGCTGTACAAACTTATTTAGAACAAGTACATGGCAGATTATATATGGAACAAACATTGATCGCTGAACGGATTAAAAAGTTCTTCAATAAGCAGTTGGAAGATCAGTTTGCGCCAATCGTCAAACAGTTAAATCAATTGCATATTTTATTGCATCCGCATTTCAGTATCGAAATGGATAAAGATGCGATTACTACAATGCACATTGATTTCACCAAAATGTATGACAATCTGCCTAAGAAGTTAACGAAAAAACGTTTATTGCAATTAAAATCACAAAAAGAATTGCAAGAACAAATTACTTACGAGACTGTGGATTTATTACAAAGCAATATCAGCAGATTGCGCCAAGAGTTAGAACAGCAAGTGTCTGAAATGGGCAAAACTGCTGATAAGCAATTGGATGAGATTTCAAACGAAATTCATCAACAAGCACAAACATTGCTTGAAGTTAAAATCGACAGCAGCTTGATTTCTCAAATCAATCAAGCGAATGAACAGTTAAAACAAATTATTTAA
- a CDS encoding 5'-3' exonuclease, whose product MTNKVLLVDGMALLFRHFHATSIHHQFMRDSNGVPTNGVQGFVRHIFSAIDTINPSHIAVCWDMGQHTFRNEMFTEYKKHRPAPPDELIPQFDLVKDVSNALGFLNIGAKNYEADDVIGTLSHELSHDNEIYIVTGDKDILQCINANVEVWLTKKGFNIYNRYDLKRYQEEYQLDPLQLIDIKAFMGDSADGYPGVKGIGEKTAHKLILKYQSVENVIEHINELTPAQQKKIVSQLDDLKLSKQLAQIHTSVPLDVPSLFNQMHYDLDFIDVFNVLDEHDLRVSKKFIEREFMPF is encoded by the coding sequence ATGACAAACAAAGTATTGCTCGTAGATGGAATGGCGTTATTATTCCGCCATTTCCATGCTACAAGCATTCATCATCAATTTATGAGAGATTCTAACGGTGTGCCTACAAATGGTGTCCAAGGATTCGTGCGCCACATCTTCTCGGCAATCGACACAATTAATCCTTCGCACATTGCAGTTTGCTGGGATATGGGACAGCATACTTTCAGAAATGAAATGTTTACAGAATATAAAAAACATCGTCCTGCACCGCCAGATGAATTGATACCGCAATTTGATCTTGTTAAAGATGTTTCAAATGCGTTGGGATTCTTAAACATTGGAGCGAAAAATTATGAAGCTGATGATGTCATCGGCACTTTAAGTCATGAATTGTCACACGACAATGAAATTTATATCGTGACAGGTGATAAAGATATCCTGCAATGTATTAATGCTAATGTTGAAGTATGGTTAACGAAAAAAGGCTTTAACATTTATAACCGATATGATTTGAAACGCTATCAAGAAGAATATCAATTAGATCCGCTTCAACTCATCGACATCAAAGCATTTATGGGCGACAGCGCAGACGGCTATCCAGGGGTCAAAGGTATCGGAGAAAAGACTGCGCATAAATTGATTTTGAAATATCAATCTGTAGAAAATGTCATTGAACATATCAATGAACTGACGCCAGCACAGCAAAAGAAAATCGTGAGTCAATTAGATGATTTAAAACTTTCTAAACAACTTGCACAAATTCATACCAGTGTACCGCTGGATGTTCCGTCACTCTTTAATCAAATGCATTATGACTTAGATTTTATCGATGTCTTTAATGTACTGGATGAACACGACTTAAGAGTATCTAAAAAATTTATCGAACGAGAGTTTATGCCATTTTAA
- a CDS encoding ribonuclease HI family protein gives MAKIYFDAAVKGNPGPASIAVVIIEENERQIFTHDIAPTDNHSAEWQAFNYALDCALKMNVSTALISTDSKLITDSLDKGFAKNAKFKGYLVKAAQKMKDFDLCLIDWIPRAQNKEANHHAQQALYQQLK, from the coding sequence ATGGCTAAAATTTATTTTGATGCGGCAGTGAAAGGTAATCCTGGACCAGCATCTATTGCAGTTGTCATTATCGAAGAGAATGAACGTCAAATCTTTACGCATGATATCGCACCTACTGATAATCATTCAGCAGAATGGCAAGCGTTTAATTATGCATTAGACTGTGCTTTGAAAATGAATGTCTCGACGGCATTGATTTCAACAGACTCTAAATTAATTACAGATAGTTTAGATAAGGGCTTTGCGAAAAATGCGAAGTTTAAAGGTTATTTGGTAAAAGCAGCTCAAAAGATGAAAGATTTTGATTTATGTCTGATAGACTGGATTCCTAGAGCTCAAAATAAAGAAGCTAATCATCATGCGCAGCAAGCTTTATATCAACAATTAAAATAG
- a CDS encoding queuosine precursor transporter produces the protein MFYNEILGVIAFLVKFTLMVAMYRLFGKQGLIAWVAIGTVIANIQVIKTVDIFTISATLGNVMFASIYLATDILNDIYGRKVAKRAVWMGFSSSLVMIILMQLSLHFVPAPEDMAQKALSTIFNIVPRIALGSIIAYIIGQHFDVFIFNAIKKVFHSDRTFALRAYGSTILSSIIDTALFVSIAFIGLLPGGAVFEIFITTYFLKLLATLFNVPFGYWAKSMYRKGKIQSKDEGY, from the coding sequence ATGTTTTACAATGAAATATTAGGTGTTATTGCCTTTTTAGTAAAATTCACTTTAATGGTTGCGATGTACCGTCTGTTCGGCAAACAAGGTTTGATTGCTTGGGTCGCTATCGGGACAGTTATTGCAAATATTCAAGTAATCAAAACGGTAGATATCTTCACGATTTCTGCGACATTAGGTAATGTGATGTTCGCATCGATTTATCTTGCTACGGATATTTTGAATGATATCTACGGACGCAAAGTAGCTAAGCGTGCAGTATGGATGGGCTTTTCATCTTCGCTGGTTATGATTATCTTGATGCAGTTGTCGCTGCACTTTGTTCCGGCACCTGAAGATATGGCGCAAAAAGCCTTGAGTACGATTTTTAATATTGTGCCGAGAATCGCTTTAGGTTCGATTATCGCATATATTATAGGTCAGCACTTTGATGTCTTTATCTTCAATGCGATTAAAAAAGTATTCCATTCAGATCGCACATTTGCACTGAGAGCGTACGGCAGTACAATTTTAAGTTCCATTATCGATACAGCATTATTTGTAAGTATCGCATTTATCGGTCTTTTACCTGGCGGTGCAGTATTTGAAATCTTTATTACGACTTATTTCTTGAAACTGCTTGCGACATTATTTAATGTACCATTTGGCTATTGGGCCAAATCCATGTATCGTAAAGGTAAGATACAATCAAAAGATGAAGGCTACTAA
- a CDS encoding zinc-finger domain-containing protein — MTIIFSKSEKRALDSIDDLLNTYCKNCDLKQYNRKTKGKTYAHHFCIGECSVGKQIKQFGNELQ, encoded by the coding sequence GTGACGATTATTTTTTCAAAATCAGAAAAACGAGCGCTTGATTCAATTGATGATTTGCTGAACACTTACTGCAAAAATTGCGATCTCAAACAATATAATCGTAAAACTAAGGGCAAAACATATGCCCATCATTTTTGTATCGGTGAATGTTCAGTAGGGAAACAAATCAAGCAGTTTGGTAATGAATTACAATAA
- a CDS encoding conserved virulence factor C family protein, translated as MEIVRVEPTPSPNTMKVVLSKQREDNQSSTYTKVKEGQPDFINRLLEVEGVKSIFYVIDFLAIDKQPKADWETVLPNITAALGDEDTASADEPKPDEHFGEVKAEVLKFKGIPYQIKLTTTDDEQRKQLPANFVDTMLAAQKDDDNVVFMRKWEDLGTRYGDVAEVMEAVEEEIIAMYPQDKLDAMKQEALETDIVVPETKYQHVTVDEFNQAEDWKAQLRMLKSFPTPTKEDYPLLETALAHSKVPIRREAIVLASMVEDESVLPYMYQGLQDKNPGVRRTAGDGLSDLGFKAALPEMEKALDDPQKIVRWRAAMFMFDEGGEAQLPALKAHEDDDAYEVKLQIQMAISRIEKGDEALGSVWKQIANRNK; from the coding sequence ATGGAAATCGTTCGTGTCGAACCCACACCAAGTCCGAATACCATGAAGGTGGTACTTAGTAAACAAAGAGAGGACAATCAATCCTCCACATATACAAAAGTAAAAGAAGGGCAACCTGATTTTATCAATCGTTTATTAGAGGTAGAAGGTGTCAAATCCATTTTTTACGTGATTGATTTCCTGGCCATCGACAAACAGCCTAAAGCAGATTGGGAAACGGTATTGCCGAATATTACCGCTGCACTAGGCGATGAGGATACTGCATCGGCAGATGAACCAAAACCAGACGAACATTTCGGTGAAGTTAAAGCTGAGGTCTTAAAATTCAAAGGTATTCCTTATCAAATCAAATTGACAACAACTGACGACGAACAGCGCAAACAATTGCCGGCAAACTTTGTAGATACCATGCTTGCTGCACAAAAAGACGATGACAACGTGGTCTTTATGCGCAAATGGGAAGACTTAGGCACACGTTACGGCGATGTGGCAGAAGTAATGGAAGCTGTCGAAGAAGAAATCATCGCAATGTACCCTCAAGACAAATTGGACGCTATGAAACAAGAAGCACTGGAAACAGATATTGTAGTGCCTGAAACTAAATATCAGCACGTTACTGTGGATGAATTTAATCAAGCGGAAGATTGGAAAGCACAACTGAGAATGCTGAAATCCTTCCCAACACCGACAAAAGAAGACTATCCATTATTAGAAACAGCATTAGCGCACTCAAAAGTACCGATACGACGAGAAGCAATCGTACTTGCAAGTATGGTAGAAGATGAATCTGTGTTACCTTATATGTATCAAGGTTTACAAGATAAAAATCCAGGTGTACGCCGAACTGCAGGCGATGGTTTAAGCGATTTAGGCTTTAAAGCTGCATTGCCGGAAATGGAAAAAGCTTTAGATGATCCTCAAAAAATTGTACGCTGGCGCGCAGCAATGTTTATGTTTGATGAAGGCGGAGAAGCACAGCTTCCTGCATTGAAAGCACACGAGGATGACGACGCTTATGAGGTAAAACTTCAAATTCAAATGGCGATTTCCAGAATTGAAAAAGGCGATGAAGCATTAGGCTCTGTTTGGAAACAAATCGCAAACCGCAATAAATAA
- the brxA gene encoding bacilliredoxin BrxA: MNPYEAYMKELAQGMRNELTQNDFESLETVEAVDNYMNNVGADETTFVVINSTCGCAAGLARPAAVAVAEQNDKKPDHKVTVFAGQDKEATQEMREFIQQVPSSPSYALFKGTELKHFMPREYIEGRDIQDICMDIKDMFDENC; this comes from the coding sequence ATGAATCCATATGAAGCATATATGAAAGAACTCGCACAAGGTATGCGTAATGAGTTAACACAAAATGATTTTGAAAGTTTAGAAACTGTAGAAGCAGTAGACAATTATATGAATAATGTCGGTGCAGATGAAACTACTTTTGTAGTGATTAATTCGACTTGCGGTTGCGCAGCTGGTTTAGCGCGTCCTGCAGCTGTAGCAGTAGCAGAACAAAATGATAAGAAACCAGACCATAAAGTAACTGTTTTTGCTGGTCAAGATAAAGAAGCAACACAAGAAATGAGAGAATTTATACAACAAGTACCTTCAAGTCCGTCTTATGCTTTATTTAAAGGCACAGAATTAAAACACTTTATGCCGCGTGAATATATCGAAGGTCGCGACATCCAAGATATTTGTATGGATATTAAAGACATGTTCGATGAGAATTGTTAA
- a CDS encoding thymidylate synthase — MNPFDKAYHDLCEEILAIGNERDDRTHTGTISKFGHQLRFDLSKGFPLLTTKKVSFKLVATELIWFIKGDTNIKYLLEYNNNIWNEWAFEKYVASEDYQGPDMTNFGHRALQDPEFNALYQEEMEKFKSRILNDDTFAEKHGDLGNVYGKQWRDWVGADGKHYDQLATVIEQIKNNPTSRRHIVSAWNPSEIDTMALPPCHTMFQFYVQDGKLSCQLYQRSADIFLGVPFNIASYSLLTHLIAKECGLEVGEFVHTFGDAHIYSNHIDAIQKQLSRDSYAPPELKINSDRSLFDIEYEDLEIIDYQSHPGIKAPIAV; from the coding sequence ATGAATCCATTCGATAAAGCTTATCATGATTTATGCGAAGAAATTTTAGCCATCGGTAACGAACGCGATGATCGTACGCACACAGGAACTATTTCTAAATTCGGTCATCAATTGCGTTTTGATTTAAGTAAAGGCTTTCCGCTGCTTACGACTAAAAAAGTATCTTTTAAGTTAGTCGCAACGGAGCTGATTTGGTTTATTAAAGGCGATACAAATATCAAATACTTACTAGAATATAATAATAACATTTGGAATGAATGGGCATTTGAAAAATATGTTGCATCAGAAGACTATCAAGGTCCAGATATGACGAACTTCGGTCATCGCGCCTTGCAAGATCCAGAATTCAATGCGTTGTACCAAGAAGAAATGGAAAAATTCAAATCACGTATTTTAAATGATGATACATTTGCGGAAAAACACGGTGATTTAGGGAATGTATATGGTAAACAATGGCGAGATTGGGTAGGTGCTGACGGCAAGCATTATGACCAATTAGCGACAGTAATAGAACAGATTAAAAACAATCCTACATCAAGACGCCACATTGTATCTGCTTGGAATCCATCTGAAATCGACACAATGGCTTTACCGCCTTGTCATACAATGTTCCAATTCTATGTACAAGACGGCAAACTAAGCTGTCAATTGTATCAACGCAGCGCAGACATATTCTTAGGTGTACCTTTTAATATCGCAAGCTACAGTTTGCTGACACATTTGATAGCTAAAGAATGCGGACTTGAAGTGGGAGAGTTTGTGCATACATTCGGTGATGCACATATTTATTCAAATCACATTGATGCAATTCAAAAACAATTGAGCCGAGATAGTTATGCACCGCCTGAACTTAAGATTAATTCAGACCGTTCTCTATTCGATATTGAATATGAGGACTTGGAAATTATCGATTACCAATCTCACCCTGGTATTAAAGCGCCGATTGCAGTTTAA
- a CDS encoding dihydrofolate reductase, with protein sequence MTLSILVAHDQNRVIGKDNQLPWHLPNDLKHVKKLSTGNTLVMGRKTYESIGKPLPNRRNVVLTSNESFNPEGVDVIHHFDDIFDLPGHVFVFGGQTLFEEFIDKVDDMYITVIEDKYQGDTFFPPYTFEDWEVESAVKGELDEKNTIPHTFLHLVRKKQ encoded by the coding sequence ATGACATTATCTATTCTTGTTGCACATGATCAAAATAGAGTTATCGGCAAAGACAACCAATTACCTTGGCATTTGCCTAATGATTTAAAGCACGTAAAAAAATTAAGTACAGGCAATACGTTAGTAATGGGACGCAAAACTTATGAATCTATCGGCAAACCGCTTCCAAACAGACGCAACGTAGTGCTGACAAGCAACGAATCTTTTAATCCTGAAGGTGTAGATGTGATTCATCATTTTGATGATATTTTCGATTTGCCGGGACATGTCTTTGTATTCGGCGGTCAAACTTTATTTGAAGAGTTTATCGATAAAGTAGACGATATGTATATCACGGTAATCGAGGACAAATACCAAGGAGATACATTCTTCCCGCCTTATACATTCGAAGATTGGGAAGTAGAATCTGCAGTTAAAGGAGAACTAGATGAGAAAAATACGATTCCGCATACATTTCTGCATTTAGTTCGCAAAAAGCAATAG
- a CDS encoding DegV family protein — MRKKIVTDSTSDLPQSYLEANDIHVIPLNLTIDGVSYVDQQDISSERVIELIEEDADIKTSQPPIGKFIEMYDELGKDGSEIISIHMTSGLSGTFQTAYQASQMTDSKVTVIDSKSISFGLGFQLEHIVEWNNEGLSTEEILDKLHHLQSNIKLFVVIGQLNQLIKGGRIGKAKGMIGNMMRLKPVGILEDGRIKILHNARTQKSCIQMIKKELASFIDQHSIKKIGISHANALDFVEKVKQQFTIDENNPEFEINITTPVISTHTGQGAIGFVVLRES, encoded by the coding sequence ATGCGTAAAAAAATTGTAACAGACTCAACATCAGATTTGCCTCAATCTTATTTAGAAGCAAACGATATACATGTAATTCCTTTAAACCTGACTATCGATGGTGTTTCATATGTAGATCAGCAAGATATTTCTTCTGAAAGAGTCATCGAACTGATTGAAGAAGACGCTGATATTAAAACAAGCCAGCCTCCGATCGGCAAGTTCATCGAGATGTACGATGAACTGGGCAAAGACGGCTCTGAAATTATTAGTATCCATATGACTTCAGGCCTCAGCGGAACATTCCAAACTGCTTATCAAGCCAGCCAAATGACAGATTCTAAAGTAACTGTTATCGACTCTAAATCTATTTCTTTCGGTTTAGGCTTTCAGCTGGAGCATATTGTCGAATGGAATAATGAAGGGTTATCAACAGAAGAAATATTGGATAAACTTCACCATTTGCAAAGCAACATTAAACTCTTTGTCGTGATTGGACAATTAAATCAATTAATCAAAGGCGGGCGTATCGGTAAAGCAAAAGGTATGATTGGGAATATGATGCGTTTGAAACCCGTCGGTATTTTAGAAGACGGACGTATTAAAATCCTGCATAATGCACGAACACAAAAGTCATGTATTCAAATGATTAAAAAGGAATTAGCATCATTTATCGATCAGCACTCCATTAAAAAGATCGGCATATCTCATGCGAATGCGTTAGATTTTGTAGAAAAAGTCAAACAACAGTTTACAATTGATGAAAATAACCCTGAATTTGAAATCAATATCACAACACCTGTGATTTCAACACATACAGGACAAGGTGCCATTGGATTTGTTGTATTAAGAGAATCGTAA
- the msrA gene encoding peptide-methionine (S)-S-oxide reductase MsrA, which translates to MAYATLAGGCFWCMVKPFTSYPGIKNIVSGYSGGHVENPTYEQVCTNQTGHVEAVQIEYDENVTSFENILDVYFKTFDPTDNGGQFFDRGESYQPVIFYHDEEQKKAALSKIQELNEQMIFDKPVITPVKPYKNFYPAEEYHQDYYKKNPMHYEQYQKGSGRKDFIERHWGD; encoded by the coding sequence TTGGCATATGCAACATTAGCCGGCGGCTGTTTCTGGTGTATGGTAAAACCTTTCACATCATATCCTGGAATCAAAAATATTGTGTCAGGATACAGCGGCGGCCACGTAGAAAACCCAACTTATGAACAAGTATGTACGAATCAAACAGGTCATGTTGAAGCTGTTCAAATCGAATATGACGAAAACGTGACTTCTTTTGAAAATATATTAGATGTTTATTTCAAAACATTTGACCCAACGGATAATGGCGGTCAATTCTTCGATCGCGGCGAAAGTTACCAACCGGTCATTTTCTACCATGATGAAGAACAGAAAAAAGCAGCATTATCTAAAATTCAAGAATTGAATGAACAAATGATTTTTGATAAGCCCGTCATTACACCGGTTAAGCCTTATAAAAACTTTTATCCGGCTGAAGAATATCACCAAGACTACTATAAGAAGAATCCAATGCATTATGAGCAATATCAAAAAGGCTCTGGACGCAAGGACTTTATAGAAAGACATTGGGGGGATTAA
- the msrB gene encoding peptide-methionine (R)-S-oxide reductase MsrB gives MLKKNKNELNDLEYLVTQENGTEPPFQNEYWNHFEKGIYVDKLSGKPLFTSEEKFESDCGWPSFSKALSDDDVIELVDKSFGMVRTEVRSEGSDSHLGHVFNDGPKETGGLRYCINSAAVQFIPYDKLEELGYGDLIPHFKDQGEK, from the coding sequence TTGCTAAAGAAAAACAAAAATGAATTAAACGATTTAGAGTATCTTGTTACACAAGAAAACGGAACTGAACCTCCTTTCCAAAACGAGTATTGGAATCATTTCGAAAAGGGTATATATGTAGACAAGCTGTCTGGCAAACCGCTTTTCACTTCAGAAGAGAAATTCGAATCTGATTGCGGCTGGCCAAGTTTTTCAAAAGCATTGTCTGATGATGATGTTATTGAACTTGTCGATAAATCTTTCGGTATGGTTCGAACTGAAGTACGTTCTGAAGGCAGCGACAGCCACTTAGGCCATGTCTTTAACGATGGTCCGAAAGAAACAGGCGGTTTAAGATACTGTATTAATTCAGCAGCAGTTCAATTTATTCCATATGATAAATTAGAAGAACTTGGATATGGTGATTTGATTCCACATTTCAAGGATCAAGGAGAGAAATAA